From a region of the Constantimarinum furrinae genome:
- a CDS encoding alpha/beta fold hydrolase yields the protein MKSSKNTSIEQLFNINVLGNGSQPMLFAHGYGCDQNMFRFLYPYFENDYKIVLFDYIGAGKSDITAYSKDKYSSLEAYADDIITICKELELRDVIFIGHSVSAMIGVLAANKSPETFSKMIMIGPSPRYIDDETYKGGFEESSIMELLETLDSNYLGWSQTMAPVIMGNADRPHLGEELSSSFCSTDPEIAKNFARVTFLSDNRKDLHSVSVPCLIIQCKQDVIAPIEVGEYTAKNLKNGKLKIINATGHCPNLSAPKETAEAIKEFL from the coding sequence ATGAAAAGTTCAAAAAATACCAGCATTGAACAATTGTTCAATATAAATGTTCTTGGAAACGGTTCTCAGCCCATGCTATTTGCTCATGGCTATGGTTGTGATCAAAATATGTTCCGGTTTTTGTACCCTTATTTTGAAAATGATTATAAGATCGTTCTTTTTGATTATATAGGGGCAGGAAAATCTGATATAACCGCCTATTCTAAAGATAAGTATAGTTCATTGGAAGCCTATGCCGATGACATTATTACGATATGCAAGGAACTGGAATTAAGAGATGTGATTTTTATAGGTCATTCAGTAAGTGCCATGATCGGAGTTTTGGCGGCTAACAAATCGCCGGAAACATTCTCTAAAATGATTATGATAGGGCCCTCCCCGAGATATATAGATGATGAAACTTATAAGGGTGGTTTCGAAGAATCGTCCATTATGGAACTTCTAGAAACCTTAGATAGTAATTATCTTGGATGGTCGCAAACTATGGCTCCGGTTATTATGGGCAATGCAGACAGGCCTCACTTAGGAGAAGAGTTAAGTTCCAGTTTTTGCAGTACGGATCCGGAGATCGCGAAGAATTTTGCCCGAGTTACCTTCTTATCCGATAACCGGAAAGACCTTCATTCTGTATCGGTACCCTGCCTAATCATACAATGCAAGCAAGATGTCATTGCACCAATTGAAGTAGGAGAATATACGGCGAAGAATTTAAAAAACGGAAAATTAAAAATTATAAATGCCACAGGTCATTGTCCCAATTTAAGTGCACCCAAAGAAACTGCTGAAGCAATTAAAGAGTTTTTATAG
- a CDS encoding ABC1 kinase family protein, with amino-acid sequence MSILPEAIDRYRKFFSFIIKYWNSDLVKYSSDRALGKDTEIERSSFDQDPEEFVKDLKTMGPTYIKLGQLLSTRPDLLPESYLEALCQLQDDVETIPYEQIHETFEEVIGSRISKCFKEFDEIPMASASIGQVHKAVLHSGKKVAVKIQRPQIREQFLKDLNTLQEIATWAVKNSEDARKYNVAELVDELRYTLLQELDYNAEAEHLMLLAENLKHFNHLHVPQPILDYTSSKVLTMELVEGQKVTKVSPLKRMEKNLDPLLDDLICGYLKQVIEDGFAHADPHPGNIFITNDNRLALMDLGMTAHFTKELQSEILQLMIGLSSYDSNQVSKVILAMSHYDQETANIDGFNKNISRLIQESEISKADTMQTGRHIIQMNRIAAHHGIQIPAPLNMLAKILLNMDQIVAELSPRYNVNETIRGYIKKIMHTKTISELKPENIFNLILETKKLTEKMPERLNAILENLSTNQFKVKVDAINEDRFTDAFQKVANRITLGLIIAAMIIGAALLIQIPTSWKIFGYPGLAILLFFVAALLGFYIIYAIIFKDQDFKKR; translated from the coding sequence ATGTCCATACTTCCGGAAGCTATTGACCGATATCGTAAGTTTTTCAGTTTTATAATTAAGTACTGGAATAGTGATCTCGTTAAATATTCGTCCGATCGGGCATTAGGCAAAGATACAGAGATAGAACGGTCGTCATTTGATCAGGATCCGGAAGAATTTGTGAAGGATCTGAAAACAATGGGTCCCACCTATATTAAACTTGGGCAACTACTATCTACACGTCCGGATCTACTTCCGGAATCATATTTAGAAGCTTTGTGTCAATTACAAGATGATGTAGAAACAATTCCGTACGAACAAATTCACGAAACTTTTGAAGAGGTAATAGGATCACGTATCTCAAAATGCTTTAAGGAGTTTGATGAAATTCCAATGGCAAGTGCTTCCATTGGACAGGTTCACAAAGCCGTTCTTCATTCCGGAAAAAAGGTTGCCGTAAAAATACAGCGTCCGCAGATTCGGGAGCAATTTTTAAAAGATCTAAATACCTTACAAGAAATAGCCACTTGGGCTGTAAAAAATTCGGAAGATGCACGAAAGTACAATGTAGCCGAGCTAGTGGATGAATTAAGATATACCCTGCTTCAAGAACTCGACTATAATGCTGAAGCCGAACATCTTATGCTTTTAGCAGAAAATTTAAAACACTTTAACCATTTACATGTACCACAACCCATTTTGGACTATACTTCTTCGAAAGTATTGACAATGGAACTCGTTGAGGGGCAAAAAGTGACGAAAGTGAGTCCGCTAAAGAGAATGGAGAAGAATTTAGATCCACTTTTAGATGACTTAATATGTGGTTATTTGAAGCAAGTTATAGAAGATGGTTTTGCTCATGCCGATCCTCATCCGGGTAATATTTTTATTACTAACGACAACAGGTTAGCCTTAATGGATTTGGGAATGACTGCTCATTTTACTAAAGAATTGCAAAGCGAAATTCTTCAATTAATGATTGGATTGAGTAGTTATGATAGTAATCAGGTGTCTAAAGTTATACTGGCAATGAGTCATTATGATCAAGAGACTGCAAATATAGATGGGTTCAACAAGAATATAAGTCGTCTCATTCAGGAGAGTGAAATAAGCAAAGCTGATACAATGCAAACGGGGCGTCATATCATACAAATGAACAGAATTGCAGCACATCATGGCATTCAAATTCCAGCACCCTTAAATATGTTAGCAAAAATACTGCTCAATATGGATCAAATCGTCGCGGAACTTTCTCCCCGATACAATGTGAATGAAACTATTCGAGGGTATATAAAAAAAATAATGCACACCAAGACCATTAGCGAGTTAAAGCCTGAGAACATATTTAATCTTATACTGGAAACTAAGAAATTAACAGAGAAAATGCCCGAGCGACTCAATGCTATATTGGAAAATCTTTCTACGAATCAATTTAAGGTTAAAGTTGATGCCATTAATGAAGATAGATTTACCGACGCTTTCCAAAAAGTCGCCAACCGTATCACTTTGGGTCTTATAATTGCCGCGATGATCATTGGTGCTGCCCTGTTAATTCAAATTCCAACGTCGTGGAAGATCTTCGGGTATCCCGGTCTGGCGATCCTGTTGTTTTTTGTGGCTGCCTTGCTTGGCTTTTACATCATCTACGCCATTATATTCAAGGATCAGGATTTTAAAAAACGATAG
- the dnaN gene encoding DNA polymerase III subunit beta: MKFIVSSSYLLKQLQVLGGIINTNNTLPILDNFLFNLDGNALTVSASDLETTISSNLKVESSEKGSVCIPARLLLDTLKTFPEQPLTFTIEDNNTVEISSNHGKYALAYANGEEFPTAVELKDPSSTKVQGDVLATAISKTIFASGNDDLRPVMSGVFFQFSTEGLTFVATDAHKLVKYSREDVTATQTAEYIMPKKPLNLLKSILAGSEEEVTIEYNESNAKFIFEGTEMICRLIDGKYPNYEAVIPKENPNKLTIDRNQFLNSVRRVSIFSNKTTHQIRLKIAGAELNISAEDIDYSNKAEERLTCDYQGDDMQIGFNSRFLTEMLSNLTSDEVSLEMSLPNRAGILTPVDGLDDGEQVTMLVMPVMLNN; encoded by the coding sequence ATGAAGTTCATCGTATCGAGTTCGTACTTATTAAAGCAGTTACAAGTTTTGGGTGGGATCATAAATACCAATAATACCCTGCCTATTTTAGATAATTTTTTGTTCAATCTGGACGGTAATGCGTTAACGGTGTCTGCTTCAGATCTTGAGACCACCATTTCCTCAAATTTAAAAGTGGAAAGCAGCGAAAAAGGCAGTGTTTGTATTCCTGCGCGTTTGCTGTTGGATACGCTAAAAACCTTTCCCGAGCAACCGCTCACATTTACGATTGAAGACAACAACACCGTTGAAATTAGCAGTAATCACGGGAAATACGCTCTGGCCTATGCCAACGGAGAAGAATTTCCTACTGCTGTGGAACTAAAAGATCCTTCTTCAACTAAAGTACAAGGTGATGTGTTGGCAACAGCGATTAGCAAGACCATTTTTGCCAGTGGAAATGACGATCTGCGTCCGGTAATGAGTGGTGTATTCTTTCAGTTTTCTACGGAAGGGCTTACGTTTGTTGCAACCGATGCTCATAAGCTAGTAAAATACAGCCGGGAAGACGTCACTGCCACTCAGACTGCCGAGTACATTATGCCTAAAAAGCCATTAAATCTTTTAAAAAGCATTCTAGCCGGTAGTGAAGAGGAAGTGACCATAGAATACAACGAAAGCAATGCTAAGTTCATTTTTGAAGGCACCGAAATGATCTGCAGGCTAATCGATGGAAAATACCCCAATTACGAAGCGGTAATTCCGAAGGAAAACCCCAATAAGCTTACTATAGACCGAAATCAATTCCTTAACTCTGTGCGAAGAGTTTCCATTTTTTCGAATAAGACCACGCACCAGATCCGTCTTAAGATCGCCGGTGCCGAACTCAATATTTCTGCCGAAGACATCGATTACAGTAATAAAGCCGAAGAACGATTAACATGTGACTATCAGGGCGACGATATGCAAATTGGATTTAATTCGCGATTTCTTACCGAAATGCTTAGCAATCTAACCAGCGATGAAGTCTCGTTGGAAATGTCGTTGCCTAATCGTGCGGGAATTCTTACTCCGGTAGACGGTTTGGATGACGGCGAACAGGTAACAATGTTAGTGATGCCCGTTATGCTGAATAACTGA
- a CDS encoding T9SS type A sorting domain-containing protein, translated as MRTLYLFLLLICIPLCSVNAQLTDVVTGLNDPSRLLLNGNDLYFTTPSTISKIDITVPSPTPEVVVTGLSTATGMVLNGNDLYVAQFNGGKISKIDISNPNPTVQDVITGLNTPNGLAIRGNFIYFSDNNNNTVRRVDYTNPGAPEVVATSAFNFNPIGLVFDDNLLYISSGIANRVSTVDVTSGVTTPVDVVVGVNRPLGIRLNSTNLYIAERNDNKISVNDITSGSNIAEDLVTGLNQPSDIALNNEFLFILESGANKISKYPLLLGIEESNASRLTLYPNPANGGIINISGVQEPAAVAIMNMLGQKVKELTLSPMEEIDISDLASGSYILSIDDTTHLRFIKN; from the coding sequence ATGAGAACACTTTACTTATTTTTACTTTTAATCTGCATTCCACTATGTTCTGTCAACGCTCAACTTACCGACGTAGTTACCGGCCTTAACGATCCTTCCAGGTTATTGTTAAACGGAAATGATCTCTATTTTACGACGCCCAGCACAATTTCTAAAATAGACATCACTGTTCCATCTCCTACCCCAGAAGTGGTAGTCACTGGTTTGAGTACGGCCACGGGCATGGTTTTAAACGGGAACGATCTCTATGTTGCTCAATTTAACGGGGGAAAGATATCGAAAATTGATATTTCAAATCCAAATCCGACGGTACAGGATGTGATTACCGGATTAAACACTCCCAACGGTCTGGCAATTCGAGGAAACTTCATTTATTTTTCTGATAATAACAACAATACGGTAAGGCGCGTAGATTATACTAATCCCGGTGCCCCGGAAGTCGTCGCCACTTCTGCATTTAATTTCAATCCCATCGGATTGGTCTTTGATGATAATCTCCTCTATATATCGAGCGGAATAGCAAACCGTGTTTCGACCGTCGATGTTACAAGTGGTGTTACAACGCCTGTAGACGTGGTGGTTGGTGTAAACCGACCATTAGGAATCCGGTTAAATTCTACTAACCTCTATATTGCTGAGCGGAATGATAATAAAATTTCTGTAAATGATATTACTTCGGGGTCGAATATAGCCGAAGATCTGGTTACCGGTCTCAATCAGCCCAGTGATATCGCTCTTAACAATGAATTTTTATTTATACTTGAAAGTGGTGCCAATAAGATTTCGAAATATCCGCTGCTGCTTGGAATTGAAGAGTCCAATGCGTCTAGGTTAACCTTATATCCCAATCCTGCAAATGGTGGTATTATAAACATTTCAGGGGTGCAGGAACCAGCTGCGGTTGCAATTATGAATATGTTAGGTCAAAAAGTAAAAGAATTAACGCTATCTCCAATGGAAGAGATCGATATTTCAGATTTGGCCTCCGGTAGTTATATACTTTCTATCGATGACACAACACACTTAAGGTTTATTAAAAACTAA
- a CDS encoding ATP-binding protein, which translates to MENNEKSENLDPGRLKAALDLYDNAPCGSISFQNDGLIYDINKTLCNWLGYEKEELINVRTLPSLFKIGGQIFFETHFFPLIKMQGFIKEVYFDILRKDKSILHGLINVREIPHENDQPSTYQATILDISDRWHYEAALLEAKRKAEADSKAKADFLATISHEIRTPLNSILGIGNLLHQTPLNKNQKEYARLLLHSSEHLLSLVNNLLDLSKIEAKKIALEHVPFNIHDLTTIINHTFSVRAKEKGIKMNVVFDNNVPHNLIGDPVKLKQVLTNLIGNAIKFTKEGSVSLKISLLEKNENEVCLQFLVTDTGIGIPEEKLEAIFQEFSQASYDVSVEFGGTGLGLTISKKLLELHNSTLSVTSKLKEGSTFSFSIWYSLSDSVVPKVDALPSPSKKHKFGKIKVLVVDDNPANIFIAEQYLDQWNIKYNSAESGAEALHILERKHFDLILLDLQMPKMSGYETAKKIRKLKQKNKSVIVAFSASTKGEVNKQLQEAGIDDHLPKPFQPKELYEILLKYKTPSKESSPKSAKTQQPSVNLRKMSKSKIKRPVSASFNLSRFEKMASNKPEYLKKFKLSSLDGVISYQKDFNKAVNKKDINLLSDLIHKSTMTLYYIQADRLSEYLKECRNLLQENPIDNSLLSTKVQDCNEEFDIIINGLKQE; encoded by the coding sequence GTGGAGAACAATGAAAAATCTGAAAATCTTGATCCGGGTCGGCTAAAAGCGGCACTTGATCTATATGACAATGCGCCATGTGGTTCGATCTCATTTCAGAATGACGGTCTTATTTATGATATAAATAAGACACTCTGCAATTGGCTGGGTTATGAAAAGGAGGAATTAATTAATGTACGTACACTCCCGAGTCTGTTTAAAATAGGAGGACAAATATTCTTTGAAACACATTTTTTTCCTCTTATTAAAATGCAGGGCTTTATAAAAGAAGTATATTTTGATATTCTGAGAAAGGACAAAAGTATACTTCACGGCCTTATAAATGTTAGAGAGATCCCCCATGAAAATGACCAACCTTCCACCTATCAGGCTACCATACTGGATATTTCCGATCGCTGGCATTATGAGGCTGCCTTGTTGGAAGCCAAGCGAAAGGCCGAAGCTGATTCAAAAGCAAAAGCCGATTTTCTAGCTACCATCAGCCATGAAATTAGAACACCCTTGAATTCTATCCTGGGAATTGGGAACCTACTGCATCAAACTCCGTTGAACAAAAATCAAAAAGAATACGCTCGCTTATTGCTCCATTCTTCTGAACATTTACTTAGTTTGGTGAACAATCTCCTTGATCTAAGTAAGATCGAAGCTAAAAAGATTGCATTAGAGCATGTTCCCTTTAATATTCATGATCTCACTACGATTATAAATCACACCTTTTCGGTAAGGGCGAAGGAAAAGGGAATTAAGATGAATGTAGTGTTCGACAACAATGTTCCTCACAACCTTATAGGAGATCCTGTAAAGCTTAAACAGGTCTTAACCAACCTTATTGGGAATGCCATAAAATTTACTAAAGAGGGGTCTGTTTCATTGAAAATTTCCTTGTTAGAAAAGAATGAAAACGAGGTATGTTTACAATTCTTAGTTACTGATACCGGAATAGGAATACCGGAAGAAAAACTGGAAGCGATCTTTCAGGAATTTTCTCAGGCAAGCTATGATGTAAGTGTAGAATTTGGAGGTACCGGACTGGGTCTAACTATCAGCAAAAAGCTATTAGAACTTCACAATAGTACTTTATCTGTAACCAGCAAATTAAAAGAAGGATCAACATTTAGTTTTAGTATTTGGTATTCCTTGTCTGATAGTGTGGTTCCAAAAGTAGATGCCTTACCGTCTCCTTCTAAAAAGCATAAATTCGGGAAGATAAAGGTGTTGGTTGTTGACGATAATCCTGCAAATATATTTATAGCCGAACAGTATTTAGATCAATGGAATATAAAATATAATTCGGCTGAAAGTGGCGCTGAAGCCCTACACATTTTGGAGAGAAAGCACTTCGATCTAATATTACTGGATTTGCAAATGCCGAAAATGAGTGGTTATGAAACTGCGAAAAAGATCAGGAAATTGAAGCAAAAAAATAAATCGGTGATTGTTGCATTTTCTGCCTCTACGAAAGGCGAAGTAAACAAACAGCTTCAGGAAGCAGGTATTGATGATCACCTTCCCAAACCGTTTCAACCGAAAGAATTGTATGAGATATTATTAAAATACAAAACTCCTTCAAAGGAATCTTCCCCTAAAAGTGCTAAAACGCAGCAACCTTCCGTAAATCTAAGGAAAATGAGTAAATCTAAAATTAAACGTCCAGTAAGCGCCAGCTTCAACCTCTCCCGTTTTGAGAAGATGGCCAGTAATAAACCTGAATATCTTAAAAAATTCAAATTAAGTTCACTTGATGGAGTCATAAGCTATCAAAAGGATTTTAACAAAGCCGTAAATAAAAAAGACATAAATCTGCTTTCCGATCTCATTCATAAAAGCACCATGACCCTTTATTATATACAGGCAGATCGGTTAAGTGAATATTTAAAAGAATGTCGCAATTTACTACAAGAAAATCCTATAGATAATTCACTGTTATCTACCAAAGTGCAAGATTGTAATGAGGAGTTCGATATCATTATAAATGGGTTAAAGCAGGAATGA
- the gldG gene encoding gliding motility-associated ABC transporter substrate-binding protein GldG — protein MSGHRKNITQFGLLLLALLLLNIAGNFLYKRFDLTQDKRYTLSEAAKETIETLESPIVVDVFMKGDFPPEFRRLQTETRQLLEEFAAYNSNIKFEFIDPLEDEENSEAIQQQLASFGLTAAQVQVQENGKLSTALVYPWALAYNGEQTVKIPILKNQLGTTSEERVNNSIQNLEYAFADGFNKLIHPKKRKVAVLKGNGEMDDRYIADFFATLRNYYFIAPFTLDSAETAPIKTLDQLKSFDLIVAAKPTEVFSTSEKYILDQYIMHGGASLWLMDATENVQDTISGRTFAFGKDLNLGDFFFKYGVRINPNLVKDLYSAPIVLASGNENETQFNRYPWFYFPLSNSANEHPVVTNIEAVKFDYASGIDVLQNDVKKTILLTTSPITKIVGLPHEIDLDGEIPKNLKIVNEGPDPEEFSAGEVPLAVLLEGEFPSAFTNRIKPFQLSEVKTTSIPTKMVVVSDGDIIKNQLDRNRPLELGFDKYTQAFYGNKEFLLNTVNYLLDDSGLINIRSKKIAVPFLDPQKTSEERTKWQLINMLLPLGLLAIFGIFFQYFRKRKYAR, from the coding sequence ATGAGCGGTCACAGAAAAAATATCACTCAATTTGGCTTGTTGTTACTGGCATTACTTTTACTGAATATTGCCGGCAACTTTTTGTATAAGCGTTTCGATCTTACTCAGGATAAACGTTATACGTTATCTGAAGCCGCTAAAGAGACCATTGAAACCTTAGAGTCACCTATAGTGGTCGACGTGTTTATGAAGGGGGATTTTCCACCTGAATTCAGACGACTTCAAACCGAAACCCGTCAGTTGCTTGAAGAGTTCGCAGCTTACAACTCAAATATAAAATTCGAATTTATCGATCCGCTCGAAGATGAAGAAAACAGCGAAGCCATTCAGCAGCAATTAGCCTCTTTTGGCTTGACAGCAGCTCAGGTTCAGGTACAGGAGAACGGAAAACTATCGACGGCTCTGGTTTATCCGTGGGCTCTTGCCTATAACGGTGAGCAAACCGTGAAGATCCCTATACTGAAAAATCAGTTGGGAACCACATCCGAAGAACGTGTAAACAACTCTATTCAGAATTTGGAATACGCCTTTGCCGACGGTTTCAATAAGCTTATTCATCCTAAAAAGAGAAAGGTTGCTGTTTTAAAGGGTAACGGTGAAATGGACGATCGCTATATAGCTGATTTTTTTGCTACACTTCGCAATTACTATTTTATTGCCCCGTTTACACTGGATTCGGCCGAAACGGCTCCGATTAAAACATTAGATCAGCTTAAAAGTTTCGATCTTATCGTTGCGGCAAAACCAACCGAGGTTTTCAGTACTTCTGAAAAATATATTCTAGATCAGTACATAATGCATGGTGGGGCTTCCTTATGGCTTATGGACGCAACAGAAAATGTTCAGGATACGATAAGTGGCAGAACTTTTGCTTTTGGAAAGGACCTTAATCTGGGTGATTTCTTTTTTAAATATGGCGTCAGGATCAACCCAAACCTGGTTAAGGATCTCTATTCCGCTCCGATAGTATTGGCATCAGGAAATGAAAACGAGACCCAGTTTAACCGCTATCCGTGGTTTTATTTTCCACTGAGTAACAGTGCTAATGAACACCCGGTGGTTACCAATATCGAAGCCGTAAAATTCGATTACGCCAGCGGAATTGATGTGCTTCAGAATGATGTAAAGAAAACTATTTTACTTACCACCTCACCTATCACGAAGATTGTGGGACTACCTCACGAGATCGATCTGGATGGGGAAATTCCAAAGAATCTGAAAATCGTAAATGAAGGTCCCGATCCCGAGGAATTTTCGGCCGGAGAAGTTCCTTTGGCGGTCTTACTCGAGGGAGAATTTCCATCGGCTTTTACCAACCGAATAAAACCATTTCAGCTATCAGAAGTAAAAACAACAAGCATTCCTACTAAAATGGTAGTTGTAAGTGACGGGGATATTATAAAAAATCAGTTAGACAGGAATCGTCCGCTCGAATTAGGCTTCGACAAATACACTCAGGCGTTCTACGGAAACAAAGAATTTTTGCTCAATACCGTAAATTATCTTCTTGATGACAGCGGACTTATAAACATTCGTTCTAAAAAAATCGCAGTTCCGTTTCTAGATCCGCAAAAAACCAGTGAGGAGCGCACCAAATGGCAGCTAATTAACATGCTGTTACCATTGGGTTTATTAGCAATCTTCGGAATATTCTTTCAATACTTCAGAAAGCGAAAATACGCCCGCTAA